In a single window of the Agrobacterium vitis genome:
- the pal gene encoding peptidoglycan-associated lipoprotein Pal gives MSRTVTPVMSRMQKLASNPAILAVAMTLALAGCASKKNMPNSASELGLGGAGAATPGSTQDFTVNVGDRIFFDTDSTSIRADAQQTLDRQAQWLQRYSQYPITVEGHADERGTREYNLALGARRAASTKAYLVSRGIPANRIKTISYGKERPVATCDDISCWSQNRRAVTVLGGAGM, from the coding sequence ATGAGCCGCACTGTAACCCCGGTAATGAGCCGCATGCAAAAGCTTGCCAGCAACCCCGCCATTCTCGCTGTCGCCATGACGCTGGCGCTGGCTGGCTGCGCTTCCAAGAAGAACATGCCCAATAGCGCGTCCGAGCTTGGCCTTGGCGGCGCAGGTGCTGCAACACCCGGCTCGACCCAGGACTTCACCGTCAATGTCGGCGACCGGATCTTCTTCGACACCGACTCAACCTCTATCCGTGCCGACGCCCAGCAGACGCTGGACCGCCAGGCTCAGTGGTTGCAGCGTTATTCGCAGTATCCGATCACCGTCGAAGGCCATGCCGACGAACGCGGTACCCGCGAATACAACCTGGCGCTCGGCGCCCGCCGTGCCGCCTCCACCAAGGCCTATCTTGTATCGCGCGGCATTCCGGCCAACCGTATCAAGACGATTTCCTACGGCAAGGAACGTCCGGTCGCCACCTGCGACGACATTTCCTGCTGGTCGCAGAACCGCCGTGCCGTTACGGTTCTCGGCGGCGCTGGAATGTAA
- the tolB gene encoding Tol-Pal system beta propeller repeat protein TolB, whose protein sequence is MKTFSLLRILIVLVGMAGAFATPAMALVEININKGNVEPMPIAIPDFLSANGIGAKISAVVEADLKRSGLFAPVNHGAFIDKQINPDQAPNMQNWTVLNAQALVVGRITQEGDGRLRAEFRLWDTYAGQQMSGQQFYTQPENWRRVAHIIADAIYERITGEKGYFDTRIVFVAESGTKTDRKRQLAIMDQDGENVRMLTNTANLVLTPRFSPNRQEVTYMSFEGNQPRVYLLQLETGQREVVGNFPGMTFSPRFSPDGQRVIMSLQQDANSNIYTMDLRSRTTTRLTSTAAIDTSPSYSPDGRRIVFESDRGGRQQLYVMNADGSGQTRISFGEGSYSTPVWSPRGDLIAFTKQSGGSFSIGVMKPDGSGERLLTTGFHNEGPTWAPNGRVLMFFRQAAGSGGPQLYSIDLTGYNEQLVKTPSFASDPAWSPLLE, encoded by the coding sequence ATGAAGACATTCTCACTCCTGCGTATCCTGATCGTCCTCGTCGGCATGGCGGGCGCCTTTGCCACGCCGGCCATGGCGCTGGTCGAGATCAACATCAATAAGGGCAATGTCGAGCCGATGCCGATCGCCATTCCCGATTTCCTGTCGGCCAATGGCATCGGCGCGAAGATTTCGGCCGTGGTCGAGGCCGATCTCAAGCGCTCCGGCCTGTTCGCTCCGGTCAATCACGGCGCCTTCATCGACAAGCAGATCAATCCCGATCAGGCCCCCAACATGCAGAACTGGACGGTATTGAACGCCCAGGCGCTGGTGGTTGGCCGTATCACCCAGGAAGGCGATGGCCGCTTGCGCGCCGAATTCCGCCTGTGGGACACCTATGCGGGCCAGCAGATGAGCGGCCAGCAATTCTACACCCAGCCGGAAAACTGGCGGCGCGTCGCCCATATCATCGCCGACGCGATCTATGAACGCATCACCGGTGAAAAGGGCTATTTCGATACCCGCATCGTCTTCGTGGCCGAAAGCGGCACCAAGACCGACCGCAAGCGCCAGCTGGCCATCATGGACCAGGACGGCGAAAATGTCCGCATGCTGACCAATACCGCCAATCTGGTGCTGACGCCGCGCTTTTCGCCGAACCGCCAGGAAGTCACCTACATGTCCTTCGAGGGCAACCAGCCGCGCGTTTACCTGCTGCAACTGGAAACCGGACAGCGCGAAGTGGTCGGCAATTTCCCAGGCATGACCTTCTCGCCGCGCTTCTCGCCGGATGGTCAGCGGGTGATCATGAGCCTGCAACAGGACGCCAACAGTAACATCTACACGATGGATCTGCGCTCGCGCACCACCACCCGGCTGACCAGCACGGCGGCGATCGATACCTCGCCATCCTATTCGCCGGATGGACGCCGGATCGTGTTTGAAAGCGACCGTGGCGGCCGCCAGCAACTTTACGTGATGAATGCCGATGGCTCCGGCCAGACCCGCATTTCCTTTGGCGAAGGCTCCTACTCTACCCCGGTCTGGTCGCCACGCGGCGATCTGATCGCCTTCACCAAGCAATCGGGCGGCTCCTTCTCGATCGGCGTGATGAAGCCGGACGGTTCGGGTGAGCGGCTTCTGACCACCGGCTTCCATAACGAAGGCCCGACCTGGGCGCCGAATGGCCGCGTGCTGATGTTCTTCCGCCAGGCGGCCGGCTCCGGCGGACCGCAGCTCTATTCCATCGATCTGACCGGATACAACGAGCAATTGGTCAAGACACCGAGCTTTGCGTCCGACCCAGCCTGGTCGCCGCTTCTCGAATAG
- the tolR gene encoding protein TolR, producing MGMSVGANGGGGGRRGSRRRGGKRGPVSEINVTPLVDVMLVLLIIFMVAAPMMTVGVPIDLPETQASAMNSDTQPITISVNPAGEIYLQESPIPLEEIVPKLQAIATTGYNERIYVRGDTAAAYGTVMKVMARISSAGYKNIGLVTLQEQDK from the coding sequence ATGGGCATGTCGGTAGGAGCAAATGGAGGCGGCGGTGGCCGCCGCGGCAGCAGGCGCCGGGGCGGCAAGCGCGGTCCCGTCAGCGAAATCAATGTTACGCCGCTGGTCGACGTCATGCTGGTGCTGTTGATCATCTTCATGGTTGCCGCTCCGATGATGACGGTCGGCGTGCCGATCGACCTGCCGGAAACCCAGGCCAGCGCCATGAATTCCGATACGCAGCCAATCACCATTTCGGTCAATCCGGCTGGCGAAATCTATTTGCAGGAAAGCCCGATCCCGCTTGAGGAAATCGTTCCCAAGCTCCAGGCTATCGCCACCACGGGTTACAATGAACGCATTTATGTGCGCGGCGACACGGCTGCTGCCTATGGCACGGTCATGAAGGTCATGGCGCGCATTTCTTCGGCTGGCTACAAGAATATCGGCCTTGTGACCCTGCAAGAACAGGACAAGTGA
- the tolQ gene encoding protein TolQ: MEQVGLAAASHDVSLWALFMQAGWVVKIVMIGLLGASVWTWAIVIDKYVSFAKARRQFDQFEQVFWSGQSLEELYRTLAERNNTGLAAIFVSAMREWKKSFERGARSPIGLQMRIDRSMDVTMAREAEHFEARLGSLATIGSAGPFIGLFGTVIGIMTSFQAIAGSKSTNLAVVAPGIAEALLATAIGLVAAIPAVIAYNKFSGEAGKLSSRMEGFADEFSAILSRQIDEKLQPRQAAE; encoded by the coding sequence ATGGAACAAGTAGGATTGGCAGCCGCAAGCCACGACGTGAGCCTTTGGGCCCTGTTCATGCAGGCGGGCTGGGTCGTGAAAATCGTGATGATCGGGCTTCTGGGCGCCTCCGTCTGGACCTGGGCCATCGTCATCGACAAATATGTCAGCTTCGCCAAGGCGCGCCGCCAGTTCGACCAGTTCGAACAGGTGTTCTGGTCCGGCCAGTCGCTGGAAGAATTGTATCGCACGCTGGCCGAGCGCAACAATACCGGGCTCGCGGCTATTTTCGTTTCCGCCATGCGTGAGTGGAAGAAGAGCTTTGAGCGCGGCGCGCGTTCGCCCATCGGCTTGCAGATGCGCATCGACCGCTCGATGGATGTCACCATGGCGCGCGAGGCCGAACATTTCGAAGCCCGTCTGGGCTCGTTGGCCACCATCGGTTCGGCTGGTCCCTTCATCGGCCTGTTCGGCACGGTTATCGGTATCATGACCTCGTTCCAGGCGATTGCCGGTTCGAAATCCACCAATCTGGCGGTTGTTGCCCCCGGTATCGCCGAGGCGCTGCTGGCCACGGCCATCGGTCTGGTCGCCGCTATTCCAGCCGTCATCGCCTACAATAAATTTTCCGGCGAAGCGGGCAAACTGTCCTCGCGCATGGAAGGCTTTGCCGACGAGTTTTCCGCCATACTGTCGCGACAGATCGATGAGAAGCTCCAGCCTCGCCAGGCGGCGGAATAA